The window GCCACCGGGACGGGCCGCAGCCGCAGCGTCGCCGAGGTGATCACCGCGAGGGTGCCCTCGGAGCCGGTGAGGAGGGCGGTCAGGTCGTAGCCGGTGACGCCCTTCACCGTACGGCGGCCGGTCCTGATCACCGTGCCGTCCGCGAGCACCGCCTCCAGACCGAGCACGCTGTCCCGCGTCACGCCGTACTTGGCGCAGCGCAGCCCGCCCGCGTTGGTCGCGATGTTCCCGCCGATCGTGGAGATGGCGGCGCTGGCGGGGTCGGGCGCGTACCGCAGGCCGTGGGCGCCGGCCGCGCGGTCCAGCTCGGCCGTGATCACGCCTGGTTCGACGACCGCGAGCTGGTCGTCCGCCGACAGTTCGAGGACGCGGTTCATGCCGGACAGGTCGAGGACCAGCACGCCCTCGCCCGCGGTCGCGCCGCCCGAAAGACCGGTGCCCGCACCGCGCGGCACGACCGGCACACCCAGGGCATGCGCGTGCCGGAGGGTGACCGTCACGTCCTCGGTGCGCCGGGCGTGGACGACAGCCAGGGGACTGCCGTCGGACCGGGCACCGGAACGGTCGGTGGCGTGCGCGGCCAGCGTGCGCGGATCGGTGGCCAGCCGGTCGGGGGCCAGGTCACGGGCCAGCAGCCCGAGCAACTCGGCGGCCTTCGTGGACTCAAGAGCGGTCGTCGTGGGAGCGGTCACAGGTCGAGTGCCTTCGTTCCGATGGCGAGCAGGGAGATGTCCTCCTGGGGCGCGTGCACGGGCGCGCACTGGATGTCACGGAAGTGCCGCTCCAGAGGGTTGCCGCGGGCCAGCCCCGGATTGCCGAGCAGCCGCACGGCCAGTTCCACGGCCCGTACCGCGTGCCGGTCGGCCAGTACGCGCGCACCGAGGGCCTGCTCCGGCGTGTAGGCGGGGTCCTCGGCGTCGACCCGCGCGGCCCCGTCGAAGAGCAGTTGCTCGGCGGTGGCGAGGAGCACCTCGATCTCCCCGGCCGTCCGCCGGAAGCGTTCGGTACGGGCCACCGGGTGACCGAGATTGGCGGGCACACGCGTGTGCGCGAAGGTGTGGAAGAACGCCTGCGCCGCACGCGCGACCCCCACATACAGCGCGGCGAGCGGGAGATGGAGCGACGCTCCGGCCCGGTTGTCCTGCTCGCTCGCGGGACCGTGCGGGCCGAGCCCGATGACGTTCTCGTACGGGACCTCCACGTCCCGGAATGTCACATCGTGGCTGCCGCTCGCCCGTAGCCCCAGCTGGTCCCACCGGTCGGTGATCTCGATGCCGGGCGAGCCGCCGGGCACCAGAAACGTGCCCACGCGCGGCTCCGGCTCATCGGTGGTCGCCCACACCAGGAACCAGTCCAGTCCCTCCGCGCCCGTCACGAACCGCTTGCGCCCGCTGACCGACCAGCCGTCCGCGGTACGCCGGGCAACCGTCGCGGGCAGTCCGCCCCGCGCCGGGGAACCCAGATCGGGCTCCACGCGCGCGTGGTTGACGAGAACCGGCCGCTCCTCGGACTCCTTGAGCACGCGCGCGTACAGCTCCTCGGGCCATGTCGGACGTACGGCCTCGCGGGCGTGGGTGTTGAGGGTCATCGCCGTGATCAGGGCCACGGACGGATCACCTCGGCCGAGGGTGTGCAGGATGCGCGCGGTCTCCTCGACGCGGGCGCCCCGGCCGCCGTACCGCTCCCCGACGGTCGCGGTGAGCAGCCCCGCCTCGTGCACCACCTGGATCGACTCGGCGGGAAAGGCGCCCGACCGGTCGTACTTGACGGAGAGTTCGGCGAGGCGCGCGGTCAGCAGGTCCGGGTCTGCCTCCGGGCTCACGCTCGGGTTCACGCGGGGTTGCACGGTCACAGGGCCTTCTCCAGATCGGTGTCGAGTGCGCGGCTCCAGAAGGACTTCACGTCCAGCTTTCCCTTCAGGGCGCCCAGTTCGGTGAAGGCGTCGGCGACCTTCTGCTGCGAGGCGATGGTGTCGTCGCCGACCGTCCTGGCTTGGGTCGGCCGCTGTGCCTGCGCGTCGCGGAAGTCCTTCTCCGCCTGGGCCACGGGCTGGTGGGTGGCCTTGGCGACGACCTTCGCGAACTCGTGCTCGCGGCCGTCACGGATGTACGCGTACGCCTTGGTGATCCGGGCGATCAGATCGGCCGCGGCGGCCCGTCGGCCGGGACTCTTGAGGACGTTGTCACGGGCCGACCAGAGGAAGTTGCCGGACAGTACGTCCTTGCCCGAGCCGATGGTGACGGCACCCTGCTGGTGGGCGGTGATGACCGACGTGCCGTAGGACGCGAAGGCGTCGATACCGCCGCCGTTCAGGGCGGCCAGTCCGTCGTTGGGCAGGAGCGGCTTGGCGTCGATGTCCGACCACTTCAGACCTGCCCGCTTCAGTAGCTCGTACAGGAAGTAGTGGGCGGTGGTGTTCTGGACGTAGCCGACCTTCTTGCCCTTCAGGCCCGCGATGTCCGTCACCTCGGAGCCCTTGGGGACGATGACCTCCTGGTTGAGGGTGGTGCCGCGCTGCACGGCGACCACCTTGAAGTTCGGGCTGCCGTCGGCGGCGGCGAAGATCGGCGGGATCTCGCTGGAGGAGGCCAGGTCGAGCGCTCCGGCCCGGACGGCCTGGAGCTGCTGGTCACCGCCCTGGAACAGACTCCACTTGACCTTGTACGGGGTGTCGTCTAGGTGGGCGAACTTGAGCACGGCCTCCTCGTTCTTCCAGCCGGTGGCGCCGACGGCCAGTGTCACCGAGGAGAGGTCCGAGGAGGACGAGGACTCGGCCTCCGCGTCACCTCCGCAGGCCGTGGCGAGCGGCAGCAGCAGCGCGAGCGCGGCGGAGGACGTGAGCAGGGTTCGACGGAACACGGAGTCTCCATGAGAGGAATCGATTCAGACGAGGACGGAGGACGGAGGGCAGGGGACGGAGGCCGGAGAGCGGGGGAGGAGCGACGAGAGACCGCTCGGGGGCCCGAAGAGTCAGGCGGCCCGGTCGGCCGAAGCGCGGTGGGCGAGTTCCTGCCGGACCAGCGGCAGGACGTAACGGGCGTAGTCGATCGCGTCGTTGAGCGGGTCGTAGCCGCGGATCGACAGCAGGTCGCAGCCGATGTCCACGTAGTCGAGCAGCGCCTTCGCGACCGTCTCGGGGGAGCCGACCAGTGCGGTCGAGGCGCCGGCCGCGTTGGTGGCGACCGCCGGGGCCGTCCACAGGCAGCGGTCGTGCACCTCGCCCCGCTCGGCGATGTCGAGCAGCCGCTGCGAACCGACGTTGGCCGGGCGGCCGCTCGTCCTGTAGTGGCGCAGCAACTCGGTGTTCTGCGCCTGGTCCTTCAGCACGCCCAGGGTGCGGTGCGCCTTCTCCCAGGCCAGCTCGTCGGTGGGCGCGATGATCGGACGGAACGACACCCAGATACGGGGACGGGGGCGCCCGGCGGCGTCCGCGACCGCGTTCACGGCGGCGATCTGCTCGGCCGTCTCCTTCAACGGCTCGCCCCACAGCCCGAAGATGTCGCCCTGCTGGCCGCCCACGCGGTAAGCGTCCTGGGAGGAGCCGCCCACCGAGATCGGGACCAGGCCGTTCACCGGCTTCACGTCCGAGTAGTAACCCTCGAACCTGAAGTACTCGCCCTCGTGTGACACGGGCCCGTCGGCCTGCCACACCTTCCGCAGGATCTGGATGTACTCGTCGGAGCGCTCGTACCGCTCCCTCTTGTCGAGGTAGTCGCCCTCGCGGTGCTGCTCCTCGTCACTGCCGCCGGAGATGATGTGCACGGTCAGCCGGCCGTCGCTGATCCGGTCGAGAGTCGCGAGCGCGCGGGCCGCGTGCGTCGGGAAGATCACGCCCGGCCGGTGCGCCAGGATCGGACGCACCCGCTCGGTGTGCGTGGCCACGAACTGGGCGATCTGGAAGGCGTCCGGCGAGGCCGAGTGGTAGGCGACCAGCGTGTGGTCGAAGCCTCCGTCGTCCAACGCCCGGGCGTACCTGCGCAGATGGTCGACGTCGAGACCGGTACGGCTCGCGGCGGCCGGTCCGGACGCCCCGGAGTCGGTGTGCACGGCGCTGATGAACTCGACAGGCATGGTGAACTCCTTTGCTCGGAAAGCCGCTTGAGGCTCTCGGCGGCTGTTTGAAGGCTCTCGGCCGCTACTTGAGGACGGAGGCGTCGGCGGACTTCGCCACATCGACGTTCGGGTCGAGGACACCGATGCCGTGCATCAGGTCGGCCACGTCCTGGACGGTTCCGTTCACCTCGGGCGTGACGGGCAGCACCTTGCTGTAGGCGGCCGAGGCTAGGGTCTTCGCGATCGCGGGATCGGCGCCGTTGCGCTCGACGATGGCGTCGGCGTACGCGTCCTGGTGGGTGCTGGTCCACTTCAGGGCCGTACCGAGCCGCTTCAGGAAGTCGCCGAGCGCGGCCTTCTTCGCCTTGTCCGCGAGCGCCTTCTCGGAGGCCCCGATGAACCCGTAGCCGCTGATCCGTCCGTCGGCGCCGTCGACCAGCAGCCTGCCGCCCTGCTGGAGACCGACCGCCTGGTAGACCCCGAAGGTCGCCCAGACCTCGATCTTCCCGGAGGAGAAGGCGGCCTGCGCGTCGGTCGGCAGCAGGTACTGGACCTTCACGTCGGAGTACTTGAGGCCGTTCTGCTGAAGCACGTTGGCGAGCAGGTACTCGGCGATGCTGCCCTTCGCGGAGGACACCACGACCTTCTTGCCCTTGAGGTCCTTGACGCTCTTCACGTCCGAGTTCTTGCTGACGACGATCCCGGTGTGATGCCCGTCGTTCTTCAGAGCGGCGACGTTCTTGAACTTCACCCCGCCACTGAGCGCCTGGAGCGCGGGCAGGTCCGCGGAGTACGTGGTGTCGGCGGCGCCCGCCTGCACGGCCTGGAAGAGCGGGGCGGCGCCCTCGAAC is drawn from Streptomyces liliifuscus and contains these coding sequences:
- a CDS encoding acyl-CoA dehydrogenase family protein; protein product: MTVQPRVNPSVSPEADPDLLTARLAELSVKYDRSGAFPAESIQVVHEAGLLTATVGERYGGRGARVEETARILHTLGRGDPSVALITAMTLNTHAREAVRPTWPEELYARVLKESEERPVLVNHARVEPDLGSPARGGLPATVARRTADGWSVSGRKRFVTGAEGLDWFLVWATTDEPEPRVGTFLVPGGSPGIEITDRWDQLGLRASGSHDVTFRDVEVPYENVIGLGPHGPASEQDNRAGASLHLPLAALYVGVARAAQAFFHTFAHTRVPANLGHPVARTERFRRTAGEIEVLLATAEQLLFDGAARVDAEDPAYTPEQALGARVLADRHAVRAVELAVRLLGNPGLARGNPLERHFRDIQCAPVHAPQEDISLLAIGTKALDL
- a CDS encoding ABC transporter substrate-binding protein encodes the protein MFRRTLLTSSAALALLLPLATACGGDAEAESSSSSDLSSVTLAVGATGWKNEEAVLKFAHLDDTPYKVKWSLFQGGDQQLQAVRAGALDLASSSEIPPIFAAADGSPNFKVVAVQRGTTLNQEVIVPKGSEVTDIAGLKGKKVGYVQNTTAHYFLYELLKRAGLKWSDIDAKPLLPNDGLAALNGGGIDAFASYGTSVITAHQQGAVTIGSGKDVLSGNFLWSARDNVLKSPGRRAAAADLIARITKAYAYIRDGREHEFAKVVAKATHQPVAQAEKDFRDAQAQRPTQARTVGDDTIASQQKVADAFTELGALKGKLDVKSFWSRALDTDLEKAL
- a CDS encoding LLM class flavin-dependent oxidoreductase; this encodes MPVEFISAVHTDSGASGPAAASRTGLDVDHLRRYARALDDGGFDHTLVAYHSASPDAFQIAQFVATHTERVRPILAHRPGVIFPTHAARALATLDRISDGRLTVHIISGGSDEEQHREGDYLDKRERYERSDEYIQILRKVWQADGPVSHEGEYFRFEGYYSDVKPVNGLVPISVGGSSQDAYRVGGQQGDIFGLWGEPLKETAEQIAAVNAVADAAGRPRPRIWVSFRPIIAPTDELAWEKAHRTLGVLKDQAQNTELLRHYRTSGRPANVGSQRLLDIAERGEVHDRCLWTAPAVATNAAGASTALVGSPETVAKALLDYVDIGCDLLSIRGYDPLNDAIDYARYVLPLVRQELAHRASADRAA
- a CDS encoding ABC transporter substrate-binding protein, producing MKRTIFRTLAAALGLSALLTVTGCGGDSAADTAGGSSDVTLTIGDQAKTLQTILAGSGALKGADYKVKWAEFEGAAPLFQAVQAGAADTTYSADLPALQALSGGVKFKNVAALKNDGHHTGIVVSKNSDVKSVKDLKGKKVVVSSAKGSIAEYLLANVLQQNGLKYSDVKVQYLLPTDAQAAFSSGKIEVWATFGVYQAVGLQQGGRLLVDGADGRISGYGFIGASEKALADKAKKAALGDFLKRLGTALKWTSTHQDAYADAIVERNGADPAIAKTLASAAYSKVLPVTPEVNGTVQDVADLMHGIGVLDPNVDVAKSADASVLK